One genomic window of Cottoperca gobio chromosome 10, fCotGob3.1, whole genome shotgun sequence includes the following:
- the rgs14b gene encoding regulator of G-protein signaling 14 isoform X1 produces MVSFRGLCHRFSRLANVAAKKQLRKYEKYCTTGIMADKKSQAVSDGELNMSARGCGGSSSSLPGTPGGEVGPANNVLGWAVSFEKLLEDPFGVRQFTSFLMSEVSAENILFWQACEKFRKIRASSLEELKAAARSIYNTYLSDSAPYSVNIDDTVKIEEKDLEHPTPDMFNKAQAQIFKLMKMDSYRRFVRSPLYQSCTLTGVEGKLAPQLSKETVSMGSWEDVATRSPLSNKKNKNSDSNSLPVGRSVSENQHQKSGSWGDASNIHGLVSRKESNISVRSSSGVELGSFYKQIENGRSSPQSPEQGGGSRIGLEGGYCCVYLPDGSASLAPTRNGQPIKEMLASLCEKRGFPLKDVIIYLQGKEKQPLSLDQDCSVLRDQQVSLELRVMFALEIAFTGKTVGIMVKSSKTLQEALSAVLQKHHVKQQEALVTMVGSDEAVNMTGTVFRLANKTLRLDKTKGNQTNNSRGSSSAAASQAGAVSAGGVDARSLLHKDGAKTLLKPSKNREMDGFLDMLTRAQCCRVDDQRGLLTKDQLEVPLFLKLASDQGQETKPDQPSTTSSSTADSKETSSSAGAAKETPDSAKSEAKDLKETSV; encoded by the exons ATGGTCTCTTTCAGAGGATTGTGTCACAGGTTCTCCCGCCTGGCAAACGTTGCTGCAAAAAAGCAATTAaggaaatatgaaaaatattgcaCCACTGGCATCATGGCAGACAAGAAG AGCCAGGCAGTGTCAGACGGAG AGTTGAACATGTCTGCACGGGGCTGtggaggcagcagctccagcctTCCAGGGACTCCGGGCGGAGAGGTCGGCCCAGCCAACAATGTGCTGGGCTGGGCCGTCTCATTTGAGAAGCTGCTGGAGGACCCCTTTGGAGTTCGCCAGTTTACG TCCTTCTTGATGTCTGAGGTGAGTGcggaaaacattttattctggCAAGCTTGTGAAAAATTCAGGAAGATCCGAGCCAGCTCCTTGGAAGAG CTGAAAGCAGCAGCTCGCTCCATCTACAATACCTACCTGTCTGACAGCGCTCCCTACTCGGTCAACATTGATGACACCGTAAAGATAGAGGAGAAGGACCTGGAACATCCCACACCTGACATGTTCAACAAGGCTCAAGCTCAG ATATTTAAACTGATGAAGATGGACAGCTACAGGCGCTTTGTGCGCTCTCCTCTCTACCAGAGCTGCACCTTGACAGGTGTAGAAGGTAAACTTGCACCTCAGCTCTCTAAAGAGACGGTCAGCATGGGATCCTGGGAGGACGTGGCCACCAGAAGCCCTTTAAGTAACAAGAAG AACAAAAATTCAGACTCCAACAGCTTACCAGTTGGCAGGAGTGTCTCGGAGAATCAACACCAGAAAAGTGGATCCTGGGGAG ATGCATCCAACATCCATGGTTTAGTCTCCCGGAAAGAGTCCAATATTTCGGTGAGGTCGAGCAGCGGTGTGGAGCTCGGCTCCTTCTACAAGCAGATAGAG AATGGCAGATCGAGTCCCCAGTCTccagagcagggaggagggagtcGGATAGGGTTGGAGGGAGGGTACTGCTGTGTCTACCTACCCGATGGCAGTGCCTCCCTGGCCCCCACACGTAATGGCCAACCTATTAAAGAAATGCTGGCAAGCCTGTGTGAGAAGAGAGGCTTCCCGCTGAAAGATGTCATCATCTACCTTCAAGGCAAGGAAAAG CAGCCCTTATCGCTGGACCAGGACTGCTCCGTGCTGCGGGATCAGCAGGTCTCTCTGGAGCTCCGGGTGATGTTTGC GCTGGAGATTGCCTTCACTGGTAAGACTGTGGGGATCATGGTGAAGTCCAGTAAGACGCTGCAGGAAGCCCTCTCTGCAGTGCTGCAGAAACACCACGTCAAGCAGCAAGAGGCCCTGGTCACCAtg GTTGGAAGCGACGAGGCTGTGAACATGACCGGCACTGTGTTCAGACTGGCCAATAAGACGCTACGGCTTGACAAAACCAAAG GAAACCAGACCAATAATTCAAGAGGCAGTAGttctgctgcagcctcacag GCAGGAGCAGTGAGTGCCGGTGGGGTGGATGCCCGATCATTGCTGCATAAAGACGGGGCCAAGACTCTGCTCAAGCCCAGTAAAAACCGTGAAATGGATG GGTTTCTGGACATGCTGACGAGGGCTCAGTGCTGCAGGGTTGATGACCAGCGAGGCCTTTTGACCAAAGACCAGCTGGAGGTCCCTCTGTTCCTGAAGCTGGCCTCAGACCAGGGACAGGAAACCAAACCGGACCAACCCAGTACAACCAGCTCCTCCACTGCAGACTCCAAAGAGACATCAAGTTCAGCCGGAGCAGCGAAGGAAACCCCGGACTCTGCTAAATCTGAAGCCAAAGACTTAAAGGAAACATCAGTTTGA
- the rgs14b gene encoding regulator of G-protein signaling 14 isoform X2 gives MAKNCNALVIPAGHMSQAVSDGELNMSARGCGGSSSSLPGTPGGEVGPANNVLGWAVSFEKLLEDPFGVRQFTSFLMSEVSAENILFWQACEKFRKIRASSLEELKAAARSIYNTYLSDSAPYSVNIDDTVKIEEKDLEHPTPDMFNKAQAQIFKLMKMDSYRRFVRSPLYQSCTLTGVEGKLAPQLSKETVSMGSWEDVATRSPLSNKKNKNSDSNSLPVGRSVSENQHQKSGSWGDASNIHGLVSRKESNISVRSSSGVELGSFYKQIENGRSSPQSPEQGGGSRIGLEGGYCCVYLPDGSASLAPTRNGQPIKEMLASLCEKRGFPLKDVIIYLQGKEKQPLSLDQDCSVLRDQQVSLELRVMFALEIAFTGKTVGIMVKSSKTLQEALSAVLQKHHVKQQEALVTMVGSDEAVNMTGTVFRLANKTLRLDKTKGNQTNNSRGSSSAAASQAGAVSAGGVDARSLLHKDGAKTLLKPSKNREMDGFLDMLTRAQCCRVDDQRGLLTKDQLEVPLFLKLASDQGQETKPDQPSTTSSSTADSKETSSSAGAAKETPDSAKSEAKDLKETSV, from the exons ATGGCGAAGAACTGCAACGCTCTAGTGATTCCTGCTGGCCACATG AGCCAGGCAGTGTCAGACGGAG AGTTGAACATGTCTGCACGGGGCTGtggaggcagcagctccagcctTCCAGGGACTCCGGGCGGAGAGGTCGGCCCAGCCAACAATGTGCTGGGCTGGGCCGTCTCATTTGAGAAGCTGCTGGAGGACCCCTTTGGAGTTCGCCAGTTTACG TCCTTCTTGATGTCTGAGGTGAGTGcggaaaacattttattctggCAAGCTTGTGAAAAATTCAGGAAGATCCGAGCCAGCTCCTTGGAAGAG CTGAAAGCAGCAGCTCGCTCCATCTACAATACCTACCTGTCTGACAGCGCTCCCTACTCGGTCAACATTGATGACACCGTAAAGATAGAGGAGAAGGACCTGGAACATCCCACACCTGACATGTTCAACAAGGCTCAAGCTCAG ATATTTAAACTGATGAAGATGGACAGCTACAGGCGCTTTGTGCGCTCTCCTCTCTACCAGAGCTGCACCTTGACAGGTGTAGAAGGTAAACTTGCACCTCAGCTCTCTAAAGAGACGGTCAGCATGGGATCCTGGGAGGACGTGGCCACCAGAAGCCCTTTAAGTAACAAGAAG AACAAAAATTCAGACTCCAACAGCTTACCAGTTGGCAGGAGTGTCTCGGAGAATCAACACCAGAAAAGTGGATCCTGGGGAG ATGCATCCAACATCCATGGTTTAGTCTCCCGGAAAGAGTCCAATATTTCGGTGAGGTCGAGCAGCGGTGTGGAGCTCGGCTCCTTCTACAAGCAGATAGAG AATGGCAGATCGAGTCCCCAGTCTccagagcagggaggagggagtcGGATAGGGTTGGAGGGAGGGTACTGCTGTGTCTACCTACCCGATGGCAGTGCCTCCCTGGCCCCCACACGTAATGGCCAACCTATTAAAGAAATGCTGGCAAGCCTGTGTGAGAAGAGAGGCTTCCCGCTGAAAGATGTCATCATCTACCTTCAAGGCAAGGAAAAG CAGCCCTTATCGCTGGACCAGGACTGCTCCGTGCTGCGGGATCAGCAGGTCTCTCTGGAGCTCCGGGTGATGTTTGC GCTGGAGATTGCCTTCACTGGTAAGACTGTGGGGATCATGGTGAAGTCCAGTAAGACGCTGCAGGAAGCCCTCTCTGCAGTGCTGCAGAAACACCACGTCAAGCAGCAAGAGGCCCTGGTCACCAtg GTTGGAAGCGACGAGGCTGTGAACATGACCGGCACTGTGTTCAGACTGGCCAATAAGACGCTACGGCTTGACAAAACCAAAG GAAACCAGACCAATAATTCAAGAGGCAGTAGttctgctgcagcctcacag GCAGGAGCAGTGAGTGCCGGTGGGGTGGATGCCCGATCATTGCTGCATAAAGACGGGGCCAAGACTCTGCTCAAGCCCAGTAAAAACCGTGAAATGGATG GGTTTCTGGACATGCTGACGAGGGCTCAGTGCTGCAGGGTTGATGACCAGCGAGGCCTTTTGACCAAAGACCAGCTGGAGGTCCCTCTGTTCCTGAAGCTGGCCTCAGACCAGGGACAGGAAACCAAACCGGACCAACCCAGTACAACCAGCTCCTCCACTGCAGACTCCAAAGAGACATCAAGTTCAGCCGGAGCAGCGAAGGAAACCCCGGACTCTGCTAAATCTGAAGCCAAAGACTTAAAGGAAACATCAGTTTGA